Proteins encoded in a region of the uncultured Methanobrevibacter sp. genome:
- a CDS encoding archease, whose product MKNYEYFEVTADIGFKAYGNDINEAFENAGIAMFNIITDTCDVNPVKEIEFEITSEDEVSLLYDYLEELLFHHEIDFMLFSQFHVQIDENLHLKAKIKGEEINWEKHERKTEIKAITFHKMEVKNTCPAEVQAIVDL is encoded by the coding sequence ATGAAAAATTATGAGTATTTTGAAGTAACTGCCGATATTGGCTTTAAGGCTTATGGAAATGATATAAATGAAGCTTTTGAAAATGCCGGTATTGCAATGTTTAATATAATAACTGATACTTGTGATGTTAATCCTGTAAAGGAAATAGAATTTGAAATAACCTCCGAAGATGAAGTATCTCTCCTTTATGATTATTTGGAGGAGTTGCTGTTCCACCATGAAATAGATTTCATGTTATTTAGCCAGTTTCATGTTCAAATCGATGAAAATCTCCATTTGAAAGCTAAAATTAAAGGAGAAGAAATCAATTGGGAAAAACATGAGCGAAAAACTGAAATAAAGGCAATAACATTTCATAAAATGGAAGTAAAAAATACATGCCCTGCTGAAGTTCAGGCAATCGTTGATTTGTAA
- a CDS encoding ORC1-type DNA replication protein, producing MGIEDILMHDESLFQNINAFDPDYVPPNYNFRDTQMEAMAMSIRPAMRGGQPSNAVILGSPATGKTTAIKKVFELVEKNTEKVLCIYVNCQIHTTRFGIFSQIFKKLFGHLPPETGVPFSRIYAQIMQELQNKGKSIIVAFDDINYLFQTNHANKVVYDILRAYEEYPGVKTAIFAILSDLEFKYAFDKNVNTVFIPQEIMFPLYTYTEIESILKDRVKAGFFPGVLSDDILEQIAMYTLENGDLRVGINLLRSCGNIAEASASREITQEHFDAAIESLVSINVVETLKSLNDAEKELLKMIIDFDGIYTAGELGDDYKQKTGSSYASYNRTLDKLEFVRLIDTKYTGKGVRGNSREIILRFNPEDYEI from the coding sequence ATGGGAATAGAAGATATCTTAATGCATGATGAAAGCCTTTTTCAAAATATTAATGCTTTTGATCCTGATTATGTGCCTCCTAACTATAATTTCAGGGACACTCAAATGGAAGCAATGGCAATGTCAATAAGACCTGCCATGAGGGGAGGTCAGCCATCAAATGCAGTTATTTTGGGCTCACCTGCAACAGGAAAGACAACTGCAATCAAAAAGGTTTTTGAACTTGTTGAAAAAAACACTGAAAAAGTTTTATGTATATATGTTAACTGTCAGATTCACACAACACGTTTCGGAATCTTTTCACAGATCTTTAAGAAATTATTCGGACATCTTCCTCCTGAAACTGGTGTTCCGTTCTCAAGAATCTATGCACAAATCATGCAGGAACTTCAAAATAAAGGCAAATCCATAATTGTCGCATTTGACGATATTAACTATCTATTCCAAACAAATCATGCTAATAAAGTTGTTTATGATATACTAAGGGCATATGAGGAATATCCCGGAGTCAAAACAGCTATCTTTGCTATACTGTCTGATTTGGAATTCAAATATGCCTTTGACAAAAATGTAAATACTGTTTTTATTCCTCAGGAAATCATGTTTCCGCTTTATACCTACACTGAAATTGAAAGCATCCTAAAAGACAGGGTTAAAGCAGGATTTTTCCCTGGCGTGCTCTCAGATGACATATTGGAGCAAATTGCAATGTATACTCTTGAAAATGGTGATTTGAGAGTTGGAATCAACCTTTTAAGATCCTGCGGAAATATTGCAGAGGCTTCAGCAAGCCGTGAAATAACTCAGGAACACTTTGATGCGGCTATTGAATCACTGGTTTCCATTAATGTGGTTGAAACATTAAAATCTCTAAATGATGCTGAAAAAGAATTATTAAAAATGATTATTGATTTTGATGGCATTTATACAGCTGGAGAACTTGGTGATGATTATAAACAAAAAACAGGTTCCAGTTATGCATCATATAACAGAACCCTGGATAAACTGGAATTTGTTAGATTGATCGATACCAAATATACAGGAAAAGGGGTTAGAGGAAATTCTCGTGAAATTATATTGCGTTTTAACCCCGAAGATTATGAAATCTAA